Genomic window (Zingiber officinale cultivar Zhangliang chromosome 2B, Zo_v1.1, whole genome shotgun sequence):
CGACGAGCAAGCTGGATGTCCTTGGGCATGATGGTGACCCGCTTGGCGTGGATGGCGCACAGATTGGTGTCTTCGAAGAGGCCGACGAGGTATGCCTCAGCCGCCTCCTGGAGCGCCGCCACGGCCGAGCTCTGGAACCGGAGGTCGGTCTTGAAGTCCTGCGCGATCTCACGAACGAGCCGCTGGAAGGGCAGCTTGCGGATGAGCAGCTCGGTGCTCTTCTGGTACTTGCGGATCTCCCTGAGCGCCACCGTCCCCGGGCGGAAACGATGGGGCTTCTTCACGCCGCCGGTCGCCGGCGCCGATTTCCTCGCAGCCTTCGTGGCCAGCTGCTTCCTGGGGGCCTTGCCACCGGTAGACTTGCGAGCCGTCTGCTTCGTCCTCGCCATCGCTTGCCTATCCGAAGAGGAATCCACGAACCAACGGGCGAATTGAGAGATCGAGAGCCGGTACGGAGAGGCAGCGCGGAGAAGGGGGCGTTAAGTAGAGGGGAAAAAACAGGCGGGATTGGAATCAAGAATTCCAAGGTTTCGAGATTTTAGGCGCCGCGTTGTTACTGTTCGTCGGATTAGATAACCTCGAACGGTTAGGATGAGTTTAGTGGATGGCGATCCGTGGGGTTCCTGCTGATTGGTTGTTCTTCGTAAATTTGTTTCAGCCCAtaaaccatttttttttaaaaaaaaaaatcaaatacatattctaggttttcttttatttgtcaacatattttatataatttttaaaattatattagtgATCTTAAAtaacaattttattttttaaatttatttttcatgatttttattgttttaaaataattttgagctGGTTGTTTCGCCTTCATCATTTCACATTGATTCAATCTATCGTAGTTCGGTCGGCACTGTAAATCACTGACGACCTAAATTCATCGGGGAGATCGGAGCGAGAGAAGAAGGGAGGGCTTGTTTCGTAGGTGAGTTTGGCTTCCCAATATTAGTTTTTGTCTTGTGACTTTTGGAATTCTTAGCGATACGGGATATTACGAGCGGACTCACATATGacgtggcagtcaaagtcaagaggaGGTGGCAGCCAACGTGTCACCCTCCACAAGACTTTGCTCCTCGTCTAGTGTTAAGACCTTTAGTACAAGGACAACCAGCCTAGGAGTCGGTCGAACCTAGAGGACCTAATACATTTTTGTATTAAGACATTTATTATATATCTAATCATTCGATAAACAACTAAGTTTAAGGGATGTCTAACCTACCACAGAGCTGGTCGGTCATACATCTAGCCGGAGTAAGGGTATCCAGCTTCCTACTCAATACAAGTTTCTCAGCATATGACCAATCGACTCTATTGGTTTTCTCACATGCCACTCCTTATTCATATAGCAGGTCAGTAATAACTCCGGTTAGGTTTATACAACTCTACATACCCATCTCTTATACGTACAAAAAAAAAAGTGTAAAACAACTCTCCTTATAAACTTGATCAGCCTTCTAGATCTCAGATTCTCATTTCAAAGGCAAGTCTTCTCTCATATGGACTACCAGCTCAAGGTACTGATCGAATCTCTTGGGACTTAATTCCCCATTTCTCAGATGTAAGTATCTtggtattgttggttgctactgggaatatcgtactggttcccctgtacaaaaattttgtacaagtcctgaaccattcctaacaacctattgtgttctttagaaattaaatttggaatcgtaaacagaacttaacattattaattccaaattcaacttatctgttcttagaggtttagacttggatcgcaaacgatgcttaacattattcatccaaatccacccatgttacaaattcaattaaatattaatttcagagatcgacttccaggttaaacatggcgaagcactaggccttcttgggtatgggagcatccaccacttcctagacaaaacctttcaatgaaattcaatatttaatttccttatagtaaccctaggtttaactaaaaagaacaatcgaatcacaaattcgaaaaaacaaaagaaacacaaaattgaaaacataaatttgataacctagattcattagccttttgtgtttggtatttcaagatctaaataaaaggatgatgtagttatgatgcagaaactaataactagttataccttttatagcttatagacctcacgatcttctgccgtattcctcttcttatctcggacggcgtgtgggcgacgatctaccgagacgagaatccacccaagcttccttttctccaagcaagtttcggccaacaacaactccttgagttgaagaacttcgaccaccaaccaagctctaagggatgctaagaaacaatacctcctatctctccttcttctccaagcaaaatctggccaccaagatctctccaagaagatgacgtcgccggccacttaagaagaagaataggagaagaggaagaacagaggaccgaccaccacaaggaagagaggaatagaagacaGATTGTATAAGGTGAGGCacatctaccctctcttttatattccttggtcttggcaaataaggaaagttttaattaaaacttccttaatttccttgccaatgaaaaggaaaatttaattaaaaattccttttatttattaatgtggctggccatatcaaatcctccaaggaaggaaagttttaaacacaaaattaaaacttcctaatttatttccaaaaatttttaaaataaaaatttctctttaaaaaattcccttcatggttggttataaaaggaaacttttataaattaaaatctctctattaaaacatgtggatgattaaaataagaaaagttttctccaagattaaaatcttcctttcaatctacaaataagggaaAATATCaatcctttctcttaatcttttgtagaaactataaaaggaaagatttaattttaaaactctcttttaaatcatgaggatggttacaaaaaaggaaagttttatcaaaattaaaatcttccttttaactacaaataaggaaag
Coding sequences:
- the LOC122046415 gene encoding histone H3.2 yields the protein MARTKQTARKSTGGKAPRKQLATKAARKSAPATGGVKKPHRFRPGTVALREIRKYQKSTELLIRKLPFQRLVREIAQDFKTDLRFQSSAVAALQEAAEAYLVGLFEDTNLCAIHAKRVTIMPKDIQLARRIRGERA